A stretch of Myxococcus hansupus DNA encodes these proteins:
- a CDS encoding synaptic vesicle VAT-1 family membrane protein, with protein sequence MRARKVVIPKAGGYEQLHLEEVNQDSPGFGEVRVATEAIGVNYADCVIRMGLYASAKEYVGWPITPGFEFAGHVEAVGPGVEDLAPGARVFGVTRFGGYATHVTVPRHQLFTLPARLSMEQAAGFPTVFLTAYYALFELAHPRPGANVLVHSAAGGVGGALLQLGRIAGCRMVGVVGGTHKVETARAQGAEVVIDKSREDLWRAAKLAAPKGYDVVLDANGPSTLRDSYKHLASPGKLVIYGFHSMLPRTGGRPNYAKLAWDWLRTPRFDPLSLTNDNTSVMAFNLSYLFEQRAVLEESMARLLGWLDEGKLVPPPVKAYPLDAVAEAHRALESGGTVGKLVLVP encoded by the coding sequence ATGCGCGCACGCAAGGTCGTCATCCCCAAAGCGGGTGGGTACGAGCAGCTCCACCTTGAAGAGGTGAATCAGGATTCACCTGGATTCGGTGAGGTCCGGGTGGCCACCGAGGCCATCGGGGTGAACTATGCGGACTGCGTCATCCGCATGGGGCTGTACGCCTCCGCGAAGGAGTACGTGGGGTGGCCCATCACCCCCGGCTTCGAGTTCGCCGGCCACGTGGAGGCCGTGGGGCCGGGAGTGGAAGACCTGGCACCCGGAGCGCGGGTGTTCGGCGTGACGCGCTTTGGGGGTTACGCCACCCACGTCACGGTGCCCCGTCACCAGTTGTTCACATTGCCCGCGCGGCTGAGCATGGAGCAGGCCGCGGGGTTCCCCACGGTGTTCCTCACCGCGTACTACGCGCTGTTCGAACTGGCGCACCCGCGGCCGGGGGCCAACGTGCTGGTGCACTCGGCGGCGGGCGGCGTGGGCGGGGCGCTGCTCCAACTGGGGCGCATCGCCGGGTGCCGGATGGTGGGGGTGGTGGGTGGGACGCACAAGGTGGAGACGGCCCGCGCGCAGGGGGCGGAGGTCGTCATCGACAAGAGCCGGGAGGACTTGTGGCGCGCGGCGAAGTTGGCGGCGCCCAAGGGGTATGACGTGGTGCTGGACGCGAACGGGCCGTCCACGCTGCGCGACAGCTACAAGCACCTGGCGTCGCCTGGGAAGCTGGTCATCTATGGCTTCCACTCCATGCTGCCTCGCACCGGTGGACGGCCGAACTACGCGAAGCTCGCTTGGGACTGGCTGCGGACGCCTCGGTTCGATCCGCTCTCGCTCACCAACGACAACACCAGTGTGATGGCGTTCAACCTGTCGTACCTGTTCGAGCAGCGCGCCGTGCTGGAGGAGTCCATGGCGCGGCTGCTGGGCTGGTTGGACGAAGGGAAGCTGGTGCCGCCGCCGGTGAAGGCGTATCCGCTGGACGCGGTGGCGGAAGCGCATCGGGCGCTGGAGTCCGGTGGCACGGTGGGGAAGCTGGTGCTGGTGCCGTGA
- a CDS encoding methyl-accepting chemotaxis protein translates to MSVGRNLLVKLCVAMGVVALPLLLVILGFVLPELREQLREDRILGLKQAVETAYGVLEVYEARERDGSLTRQEAQEQAAALLARLRYSGVEYFWVNDLDTRLVMHPHLPDMLGKDLRGYRDVRGKPVFVDIVRLARAQGAGAVSYEATRPGSPEAIPKESYVKLFAPWGWVLGTGVYVEDVEREVAAVRQRILVAVGGALLLALLAGVYLSRRVVRPVQELAQAARRVARGDLDARVEVRSSDEVGQLSAAFNTMVGGLHEVVRALVEAAGATALDAERIRTSADTLTVATREQSDSLQRAAETVQGMSARVSQGAETARTAAKTAVATGAVAREGGEAVGQALRKMEEMAGVVERSATTVERLQASGRVTAEMLRLIQQVAEETQLLAVNTAIEAARAGQHGKGFSVVAGEVRKLANRTRDAAGQVQTMLARSEADMRAAAELMRQGTTMVHEGLGMSSTAGNALSRLLASVNEIGGTVERMADENTRQSESGEHIAGRIHALSARSTESVAGVQQIARAVEDLHARASKLKELAARFTARA, encoded by the coding sequence ATGTCAGTCGGCCGGAATCTGCTGGTGAAGCTGTGCGTGGCCATGGGCGTGGTGGCGTTGCCATTGCTGCTGGTCATCCTGGGGTTCGTGCTGCCGGAGCTGCGCGAGCAGCTTCGCGAGGACCGCATCCTGGGGCTGAAGCAGGCGGTGGAGACGGCCTATGGCGTGCTGGAGGTCTACGAGGCCCGGGAGCGCGACGGCTCGCTGACGCGACAGGAGGCGCAGGAGCAGGCGGCGGCGCTGCTGGCGCGGCTGCGCTACTCCGGGGTGGAGTACTTCTGGGTCAACGACCTGGACACGCGCCTGGTCATGCACCCGCACCTGCCGGACATGCTGGGCAAGGACCTGCGGGGCTACCGCGACGTGCGCGGCAAGCCGGTGTTCGTGGACATCGTCCGGTTGGCGCGGGCGCAGGGCGCGGGCGCGGTGTCCTACGAGGCCACGCGGCCGGGCTCGCCAGAGGCCATTCCGAAGGAGAGCTACGTGAAGCTCTTCGCGCCCTGGGGCTGGGTGCTGGGCACGGGCGTGTACGTGGAGGACGTCGAGCGGGAGGTCGCGGCGGTGCGCCAGCGCATCCTCGTGGCGGTGGGCGGCGCGCTGCTGCTGGCGCTGCTGGCGGGCGTGTACCTGTCGCGGCGGGTGGTGCGGCCGGTGCAGGAGCTGGCGCAGGCGGCGCGGCGCGTGGCGCGGGGGGATTTGGACGCGCGGGTGGAGGTGCGCTCCTCCGACGAGGTGGGCCAGCTCTCGGCGGCCTTCAACACCATGGTGGGCGGGTTGCACGAGGTGGTGCGCGCGCTGGTGGAGGCGGCGGGGGCCACGGCGTTGGACGCCGAGCGCATCCGCACGTCCGCGGACACGCTGACCGTGGCGACGCGGGAACAGTCGGACTCGCTGCAGCGCGCGGCGGAGACAGTGCAGGGCATGAGCGCGCGGGTGTCCCAGGGCGCGGAGACGGCTCGCACGGCGGCGAAGACGGCGGTGGCGACGGGCGCGGTGGCGCGCGAGGGCGGCGAGGCGGTGGGGCAGGCGCTGAGGAAGATGGAGGAGATGGCCGGGGTGGTGGAGCGCTCGGCGACGACGGTGGAGCGGTTGCAGGCCTCGGGCCGGGTGACGGCGGAGATGCTGCGGCTCATCCAGCAGGTGGCGGAGGAGACGCAGTTGCTCGCGGTGAACACGGCCATCGAGGCGGCGCGCGCGGGCCAGCACGGCAAGGGCTTCTCGGTGGTGGCGGGCGAGGTGCGCAAGCTGGCGAACCGGACGCGCGACGCCGCGGGGCAGGTGCAGACGATGCTGGCCCGGAGCGAAGCGGACATGCGCGCGGCGGCGGAGCTGATGCGCCAGGGCACCACGATGGTGCACGAGGGCCTGGGCATGTCCTCCACGGCGGGCAACGCGCTGTCACGGCTGCTGGCCAGCGTGAATGAGATTGGCGGGACGGTGGAGCGGATGGCGGACGAGAACACGCGCCAGTCCGAGTCGGGCGAGCACATCGCCGGACGCATCCACGCGCTGTCGGCGCGCTCGACGGAGTCGGTGGCCGGCGTGCAACAGATTGCCCGCGCAGTGGAGGACCTGCACGCCCGGGCCTCCAAGCTGAAGGAGCTGGCCGCGCGCTTCACCGCGCGGGCTTGA
- a CDS encoding acyl-CoA synthetase translates to MFIGDWMGRGALYWPDHVAVVDVARGDAGRFTYRAMNARATALGGWLRDVAGVKKGDRVGIVAHNGVEYLDALFACAKIGAVFVPYNWRLHAAELTDLVRSIRPSVLLFGDEFRDTVADVRERLGGGPRLVALEPQGLPGADVYETTLSHVSASPVTQDAVSEEDILCLIFTGGTTGRSKGARVSYRMVAWNTLNTLVHEVRPGDVTVTHTPMFHTGGLLVYTLPLLTVGGTVVLMRRWEPDALLDLIPREKVSLFFAVPTQYQQLMESPRFRTTDFVSVRFMTSGGAALPVPLIQAWQAVHPVPFKQGFGMTEFGPGLFSMGPEYAVSKAGSIGRPNYFIAAKLVDDDGREVATGEVGELILKGPSMCSGYFEDEAATREAIDPDGWLHTGDLARMDADGFFTIAGRKKDMFISGGENIYPLELEAALYEHPEVAQCAVVGVPDEKWGEVGRAYVVLKPDGKVSAEALLEHLRGRVARFKVPKRVELLERLPISAAGKILKRELREAAVASDTDKPRH, encoded by the coding sequence ATGTTCATCGGTGACTGGATGGGCCGTGGTGCCCTGTACTGGCCCGACCACGTCGCGGTGGTGGACGTGGCCCGTGGCGACGCGGGCCGCTTCACCTACCGCGCGATGAACGCGCGCGCCACCGCGCTGGGCGGCTGGCTGCGGGACGTGGCCGGCGTGAAGAAGGGTGACCGGGTGGGCATCGTCGCCCACAACGGCGTGGAGTACCTGGACGCGCTGTTCGCCTGCGCCAAGATTGGCGCCGTCTTCGTCCCGTACAACTGGCGGCTGCACGCCGCCGAGCTGACGGACCTGGTGCGCTCCATCCGCCCCAGCGTCCTCCTCTTCGGCGACGAGTTCCGCGACACCGTGGCGGACGTCCGCGAGCGCCTGGGCGGCGGCCCTCGCCTGGTCGCGCTGGAGCCCCAGGGGCTGCCCGGCGCGGACGTGTATGAAACAACGTTGTCGCATGTGTCGGCGTCGCCGGTGACACAGGACGCGGTGTCCGAGGAGGACATCCTGTGTCTGATTTTCACGGGCGGCACCACCGGGCGCTCCAAGGGCGCGCGCGTCAGCTACCGCATGGTGGCGTGGAACACGCTCAACACGCTCGTCCACGAAGTGCGGCCCGGTGATGTCACGGTGACGCACACGCCCATGTTTCACACGGGCGGCTTGCTCGTGTACACGCTGCCGCTGCTCACCGTGGGCGGCACCGTGGTGTTGATGCGGCGGTGGGAGCCGGACGCGCTGCTGGACCTCATCCCGCGTGAGAAGGTGTCGCTCTTCTTCGCCGTGCCCACGCAGTACCAGCAGCTCATGGAGTCGCCGCGCTTCAGGACGACGGACTTCGTCTCGGTGCGCTTCATGACCAGCGGCGGCGCGGCGCTGCCGGTGCCGCTCATCCAGGCGTGGCAGGCGGTGCACCCGGTGCCCTTCAAGCAGGGCTTCGGCATGACGGAGTTCGGCCCGGGCCTGTTCAGCATGGGGCCGGAGTACGCGGTGTCGAAGGCGGGCTCCATTGGCCGGCCCAACTACTTCATCGCCGCGAAGCTGGTGGATGACGACGGCCGCGAGGTGGCCACGGGCGAGGTGGGCGAGCTCATCCTCAAGGGGCCCTCCATGTGCTCCGGCTACTTCGAGGACGAGGCGGCCACGCGCGAGGCCATCGACCCGGACGGCTGGTTGCACACGGGCGACCTCGCGCGCATGGACGCGGACGGCTTCTTCACCATCGCCGGGCGCAAGAAGGACATGTTCATCTCCGGCGGCGAGAACATCTACCCGCTGGAGCTGGAGGCCGCGCTCTACGAGCACCCCGAGGTGGCGCAATGCGCCGTGGTCGGCGTGCCCGACGAGAAGTGGGGCGAAGTGGGCCGGGCCTATGTCGTGCTGAAACCGGATGGGAAGGTTTCGGCGGAGGCGTTGTTGGAGCACCTGCGCGGCCGGGTGGCGCGCTTCAAGGTGCCCAAGCGCGTGGAGCTGCTGGAGCGCCTGCCCATCTCCGCGGCCGGCAAGATTCTCAAGCGCGAGCTTCGCGAGGCGGCGGTCGCCTCGGACACGGACAAGCCGCGTCATTGA
- a CDS encoding acyl-CoA synthetase, which translates to MPIVHDWLARRAALAPERTALIDAQHGERHISFREWNASASRTAAFLHHALGVGRGDRVAVLAYNGVEFLDLFFACAKLGAILQPLNWRLSASELGSLLADAEPSVFVFGPEFRAQAEAVRPGAAFVKHWLSLASPGLGERAFSERDGQKDVSLPALELEADAPWVLCYTGGSTGLPKAAVLTHGSITANAVNTVMGWGLTAGDVALLNAPLFHAGGLSVFTAPLVYVGGASVVCRSFDVEGVFDLVQRGVVNLVFGVPTMFIEMQRHPRFDAVDLSRVKLVISGGAPCPEPVFERFFARGVDFKTGYGLTEAGPNNFWLPPEDVRRKPGAVGVPLFHVEARIEGEAQPGDVGELLLRGPHLCAGYWRRPEDTARTFAGGWLHTGDLAVRDAEGCFRIVGRSKDLIISGGENIYPSEVESVLAGHPEVAEVAVIGVVDPKWGETPRALVVARPGTAPSAEALLAFCDGRLARYKTPKSVRFIDALPRTSAGKVDRRALSATHGAP; encoded by the coding sequence ATGCCCATCGTTCACGACTGGCTGGCCCGCCGTGCGGCACTGGCGCCCGAGCGGACCGCGCTCATCGACGCCCAACACGGTGAGCGACACATCTCCTTTCGGGAGTGGAATGCCTCGGCCTCCCGCACCGCGGCGTTCCTGCACCATGCGCTGGGCGTGGGGCGGGGCGACCGGGTCGCGGTGCTCGCGTACAACGGCGTCGAGTTCCTCGACCTCTTCTTCGCCTGCGCGAAGTTGGGCGCCATCCTCCAGCCGCTCAACTGGCGGTTGAGCGCTTCGGAGCTGGGCAGCCTGCTCGCGGACGCCGAGCCCTCCGTGTTCGTCTTCGGCCCTGAGTTCCGTGCCCAGGCGGAGGCGGTCCGGCCTGGGGCGGCGTTCGTGAAGCACTGGCTGAGTCTGGCGTCACCGGGCCTAGGGGAGCGGGCCTTCTCCGAGCGCGACGGGCAGAAGGATGTTTCCCTTCCCGCGCTGGAGTTGGAGGCGGATGCGCCGTGGGTGCTCTGTTACACGGGCGGCAGCACGGGGCTGCCCAAGGCGGCGGTGCTCACTCATGGCTCCATCACCGCGAACGCGGTGAACACCGTCATGGGGTGGGGGCTCACGGCGGGGGATGTGGCGCTGCTCAACGCGCCGCTGTTCCACGCGGGAGGGCTGAGCGTCTTCACCGCGCCGCTGGTGTACGTGGGCGGCGCGTCGGTGGTGTGCCGGAGCTTCGATGTGGAGGGCGTGTTCGACCTCGTGCAGCGCGGCGTGGTGAACCTCGTGTTCGGCGTGCCCACCATGTTCATCGAGATGCAGCGCCACCCGCGCTTCGATGCGGTGGACCTGTCGCGCGTCAAGTTGGTCATCAGCGGCGGCGCGCCGTGCCCGGAGCCCGTGTTCGAGCGTTTCTTCGCGCGGGGCGTGGACTTCAAGACGGGCTACGGCCTCACCGAGGCGGGGCCCAACAACTTCTGGCTGCCGCCGGAGGACGTGCGCCGCAAGCCGGGGGCGGTGGGCGTGCCGCTGTTCCACGTCGAGGCCCGCATCGAAGGGGAAGCGCAGCCGGGGGACGTGGGGGAGCTGCTGTTGCGGGGGCCGCACCTGTGCGCGGGGTATTGGCGCAGGCCCGAGGACACCGCGCGCACGTTCGCGGGGGGCTGGTTGCACACGGGGGACCTGGCGGTGCGGGACGCGGAAGGGTGCTTCCGCATCGTGGGGCGGAGCAAGGACCTCATCATCTCGGGTGGGGAGAACATCTATCCGTCGGAAGTGGAGAGTGTCCTCGCGGGACACCCCGAGGTGGCGGAGGTGGCTGTGATTGGCGTCGTGGACCCGAAGTGGGGCGAGACGCCGCGAGCGCTCGTCGTCGCCCGGCCGGGCACCGCGCCGTCCGCCGAGGCGCTGCTGGCGTTCTGCGACGGACGGCTGGCCCGCTACAAGACGCCGAAGTCGGTGCGCTTCATCGATGCGCTACCAAGGACCTCGGCGGGCAAGGTCGACCGGCGGGCCCTGAGCGCCACGCACGGCGCGCCCTGA
- a CDS encoding lipase family protein, protein MRLRPSLYIASTLLLGITTGCGEDIAPHEEELGAVEAAAVSTSGATTHFRSWLSANGYNSYDFVRAELSGGSFGGKEHANDTVTKQPVIFIHGNSDKAVGSVFGQTGWTNSIEYFQSRGYKTSELYATTWGPANALQSPNQYHSKANVMKVRKFIEAVKAYTGASKVDIVAHSMGVTLARKAIMGGTAHDAADGGSYNVGAPLTSSVDTFVGIAGANLGLTSCYMSGPSTPTCGSTNGLYPGYLLWGSVTGRSTYLNDLRSKSRYEGAYIYSIYSTADEIIGFDGIVYGEYTSRIPGQNGEKRYTGYPYGHFNSKDLTEAVQYEMVVNHRVP, encoded by the coding sequence ATGCGACTGAGGCCTTCGCTGTATATCGCGAGCACGCTGCTGCTTGGCATCACCACTGGCTGCGGCGAGGACATCGCGCCGCACGAAGAGGAACTCGGCGCGGTGGAGGCCGCAGCGGTCTCCACCTCCGGCGCCACGACGCACTTCCGGAGCTGGCTGTCCGCCAACGGGTACAACAGCTACGACTTCGTTCGCGCGGAGCTCTCGGGCGGAAGCTTCGGCGGCAAGGAACACGCGAATGACACCGTGACGAAGCAGCCCGTCATCTTCATCCACGGCAACTCGGACAAGGCGGTGGGCTCGGTCTTCGGCCAGACGGGCTGGACGAACTCCATCGAGTACTTCCAGTCGCGGGGCTACAAGACGAGCGAGCTGTACGCGACGACGTGGGGCCCGGCGAACGCGCTCCAGTCGCCGAACCAGTACCACTCGAAGGCGAACGTGATGAAGGTTCGCAAGTTCATCGAGGCGGTGAAGGCGTACACGGGCGCCTCGAAGGTGGACATCGTCGCCCACTCCATGGGCGTGACGCTGGCGCGCAAGGCCATCATGGGTGGAACGGCCCACGACGCGGCGGACGGCGGCTCGTACAACGTGGGAGCGCCGCTCACGTCCTCGGTCGACACCTTCGTCGGCATCGCCGGCGCCAACCTGGGCCTGACGTCTTGTTACATGTCCGGCCCGTCCACGCCGACCTGCGGCTCCACCAACGGCCTGTACCCGGGCTACCTCCTCTGGGGCAGCGTCACCGGCCGCTCGACGTACCTCAATGACCTGCGCTCCAAGAGCCGGTACGAGGGCGCGTACATCTACTCCATCTACTCCACGGCGGACGAAATCATCGGCTTCGATGGCATCGTCTATGGCGAGTACACGTCGCGCATCCCCGGGCAGAACGGCGAGAAGCGCTACACGGGCTACCCCTACGGCCACTTCAACTCGAAGGACCTGACCGAGGCCGTCCAGTACGAGATGGTGGTCAACCACCGCGTCCCGTAG
- a CDS encoding helix-turn-helix transcriptional regulator, protein MDKKLATTIGAAARVARNRLELTQADVAERIDVATEVYGRLERGGMLPSVQTLMKLCHELHVSADELLGLASNGAPRPGEPPVATQERPEVRRLLRTVRPLEPAKVKLLGLVANALNRR, encoded by the coding sequence ATGGACAAGAAACTCGCAACCACCATCGGAGCCGCAGCGCGTGTCGCTCGCAACCGTCTGGAGCTCACCCAGGCGGACGTCGCGGAGCGTATCGATGTGGCCACCGAGGTCTATGGGCGTCTGGAGCGCGGCGGAATGCTGCCGAGCGTGCAGACGCTGATGAAGCTGTGCCACGAGCTGCACGTCTCCGCGGACGAATTGCTGGGGCTCGCCAGCAATGGCGCGCCGCGCCCCGGCGAGCCGCCGGTGGCGACGCAGGAGCGCCCCGAGGTGCGGCGCCTGCTGCGCACCGTGCGCCCGCTGGAGCCCGCCAAGGTGAAGTTGCTGGGCC
- a CDS encoding alpha/beta fold hydrolase gives MSTSRAFTALLLAAGLSSAGCVRSFAHQPALSFQDLDYTSEGTKQPWPVNRIPLPRTANQYGMAVIPEMAYVDMPGSGPDAKTVVFIHGLGSYLKFWRAQLDAFQQQGYRVIAVDLPGFGKSDKPGGFPYTMEAMADAVLELVDTLGVEKPVLAGHSMGGQTSLSYAIRYPDSLSALVLASPAGFEKFTWREKEWFARVMSTEFIKAAPESAIWGSVRQGNFMHWRPELEWLIEERVRLTKSPEFDAYAYANVRTVRGLSNNDFVRGNLHRVTVPTVIIYGTDDRLIPNPFLHGGEARGIMEYGASHIPGAKLVAMEGCGHTVQLDCPERFNEAAFAFVREAVAGSIPVPAAPEKQEAPTPDSPSTPSSEPQSPGTLPPPTPGQEGEPTPGVLPVP, from the coding sequence ATGAGCACCTCCCGCGCATTCACCGCCCTGCTCCTCGCGGCGGGGCTCTCCTCCGCCGGTTGCGTGCGCTCGTTCGCGCACCAGCCCGCGCTCTCGTTCCAGGACCTGGACTACACCTCCGAGGGCACGAAGCAGCCCTGGCCGGTGAACCGGATTCCCCTGCCGCGCACCGCGAATCAGTACGGCATGGCCGTGATTCCGGAGATGGCCTACGTCGACATGCCCGGCAGCGGCCCGGACGCCAAGACGGTCGTGTTCATCCACGGCCTGGGCTCGTACCTGAAGTTCTGGCGGGCGCAGCTCGACGCCTTCCAGCAGCAGGGCTACCGCGTCATCGCGGTGGACCTGCCCGGCTTCGGCAAGTCCGACAAGCCCGGCGGCTTCCCGTACACCATGGAGGCCATGGCGGACGCGGTGCTGGAGCTGGTGGACACCCTGGGCGTGGAGAAGCCCGTGCTGGCCGGCCACTCCATGGGCGGGCAGACGTCGCTCTCCTACGCCATCCGCTACCCGGATTCGCTGAGCGCGCTGGTGCTGGCGTCGCCCGCCGGCTTCGAGAAGTTCACCTGGCGGGAGAAGGAGTGGTTCGCGCGGGTGATGAGCACCGAGTTCATCAAGGCCGCGCCCGAGTCCGCCATCTGGGGCAGCGTGCGCCAGGGCAACTTCATGCACTGGCGCCCGGAGCTGGAGTGGTTGATTGAAGAGCGCGTGCGGCTGACGAAGTCACCCGAGTTCGACGCCTACGCCTACGCCAACGTGCGCACGGTGCGGGGCCTGTCCAACAACGACTTCGTGCGCGGCAACCTGCACCGCGTCACCGTGCCCACCGTCATCATCTACGGCACGGATGACCGGCTCATCCCCAACCCCTTCCTCCACGGCGGCGAGGCGCGCGGCATCATGGAGTACGGCGCGTCCCACATTCCGGGGGCGAAGCTGGTGGCCATGGAGGGCTGCGGCCACACCGTGCAACTCGACTGCCCGGAGCGCTTCAACGAAGCGGCCTTCGCCTTCGTGCGTGAAGCGGTGGCGGGGAGCATTCCGGTGCCGGCCGCTCCAGAGAAGCAGGAGGCGCCGACGCCGGACTCGCCCTCCACGCCGTCGTCCGAGCCGCAGTCGCCGGGCACGCTGCCTCCGCCCACGCCGGGCCAGGAAGGCGAGCCGACGCCGGGCGTGCTGCCCGTGCCGTAG
- a CDS encoding DUF692 domain-containing protein → MTALGLRGVGIGWRRELAHFIDRWQGLGFVEVLAEHLSPTGPLPEPLVRLRERGVPVVLHAVSLGLGSAEPPEPRRLDGLARLSERLGAVCVSEHLAFVRAGGLESGHLLPVQRSEEALEVLTENIRLAEAALPVPLALENVASLFEWPDAAFHEADLLRGVLAHTQASLLLDVANLHAQVLNHGTDADAVLAAVPRERLAYVHVAGGIQRGGLYHDTHAHPLPEGPLALLERLAARLGPVPVMLERDDRFPPEAELAAELTWMEQALERGIARHAEAKHARAHPHTEPSTTPGGARNPAPPATRDGAHPHAEPTTKLGGARSTEPHATRDGAHPHTEPTTKLSGATLGREFIPEDRERHS, encoded by the coding sequence TTGACGGCGCTCGGGCTTCGGGGCGTCGGCATTGGTTGGCGCCGGGAGCTGGCGCACTTCATCGACCGCTGGCAGGGGCTCGGCTTCGTCGAGGTCCTCGCCGAGCACCTCTCACCAACGGGTCCCCTCCCCGAGCCGCTCGTCCGGCTTCGCGAGCGCGGCGTCCCCGTGGTGTTGCACGCCGTCTCGTTGGGGCTGGGCTCGGCGGAACCTCCCGAGCCGCGCCGCCTCGACGGGTTGGCGCGGCTGTCAGAGCGGCTGGGCGCCGTCTGCGTCAGCGAGCACCTGGCGTTCGTCCGCGCGGGAGGACTCGAGTCAGGACACCTGCTGCCTGTGCAGCGCTCCGAGGAAGCATTGGAGGTGCTGACCGAGAACATCCGGCTCGCCGAAGCCGCGCTGCCAGTGCCGCTCGCGCTGGAGAACGTGGCGTCGTTGTTCGAGTGGCCCGACGCCGCTTTCCATGAGGCGGACCTGTTGCGAGGGGTGCTCGCGCACACCCAGGCGTCGCTGCTCCTGGACGTGGCCAACCTCCATGCCCAGGTGCTCAACCACGGGACGGACGCGGACGCGGTGCTCGCCGCCGTGCCTCGGGAACGGCTGGCCTATGTGCATGTGGCTGGCGGCATCCAGCGCGGTGGGCTGTACCACGACACCCACGCGCATCCGCTCCCCGAGGGCCCGCTCGCGCTGCTGGAGCGACTGGCCGCGCGGCTGGGCCCCGTGCCCGTGATGCTCGAGCGCGATGACCGCTTTCCGCCCGAGGCCGAACTCGCCGCCGAGCTGACGTGGATGGAGCAGGCGCTCGAGCGCGGCATCGCTCGCCACGCAGAAGCGAAGCACGCACGCGCCCATCCGCACACCGAGCCGTCAACGACGCCCGGCGGCGCCCGGAACCCCGCGCCGCCCGCTACGCGTGATGGTGCTCATCCGCACGCCGAGCCGACAACGAAGCTCGGTGGCGCCCGCAGCACCGAGCCACACGCCACGCGTGATGGCGCTCATCCGCACACCGAGCCAACAACGAAGCTCAGTGGCGCCACCCTCGGACGCGAGTTCATCCCCGAGGACAGGGAGCGCCATTCATGA
- a CDS encoding TIGR04222 domain-containing membrane protein: MDFLNLPGPQFLKVFMALSLGAMALGFTLRWLLRAPGGSLQPLPATWDPFEVAMLSGPKAVVHTALAKLLHQKALKVEDGLLVTTGAQSKFASPVERLVHEAIKEQEDSNDKLVERVQPAFGRLKRNLSQRGWLVSGTQALWARWLPPLPMLFVLLLGFSKILLGVERGKPVLFLCLLCVAGVVGLVILMRPVWTSRLGASVYRTLREEQRPLQESSRGAESPQALSSNALCLAVALYGLDVMTVGDFALLPRHLLGNSLSTGTSSSSGGCGSDSSSCGGGGGCGGCGGGD; the protein is encoded by the coding sequence ATGGACTTCCTGAACCTGCCGGGCCCGCAGTTTCTGAAGGTGTTCATGGCGTTGAGCCTCGGCGCCATGGCGCTGGGCTTCACCCTGAGGTGGCTGCTGCGCGCTCCCGGGGGCAGCCTTCAGCCGCTGCCGGCAACGTGGGACCCCTTCGAGGTCGCGATGCTGTCAGGACCCAAGGCCGTCGTGCATACGGCCCTGGCCAAGCTGCTCCACCAGAAGGCGCTCAAGGTGGAGGACGGTCTCCTGGTCACGACGGGCGCTCAAAGCAAGTTCGCCTCGCCCGTGGAGCGGCTCGTTCATGAAGCGATCAAAGAGCAGGAGGACAGCAACGACAAGCTCGTCGAAAGGGTCCAGCCCGCCTTCGGGCGGCTCAAACGCAACTTGAGCCAGCGCGGCTGGTTGGTCAGCGGCACCCAGGCGCTCTGGGCCCGGTGGCTTCCGCCCCTGCCGATGCTCTTCGTGCTCCTGCTGGGATTCTCCAAGATTCTCCTGGGCGTGGAGCGCGGCAAGCCCGTCCTCTTCCTGTGCCTCCTCTGCGTCGCCGGAGTGGTAGGGCTCGTGATCCTGATGCGTCCGGTGTGGACCAGCCGACTGGGAGCCTCCGTCTACCGAACCCTGCGCGAGGAGCAGAGGCCGCTCCAGGAATCGAGCCGTGGCGCGGAGTCCCCCCAGGCCCTGAGCAGTAACGCCTTGTGCTTGGCGGTGGCCCTCTACGGCCTGGACGTGATGACCGTGGGTGACTTCGCGCTGCTGCCCCGTCACCTCCTGGGCAATTCGCTCTCGACGGGCACGTCATCGTCGAGCGGCGGCTGTGGGAGTGACAGCAGCAGTTGCGGTGGAGGGGGCGGTTGTGGGGGCTGCGGAGGTGGGGATTGA